Proteins co-encoded in one Fusarium musae strain F31 chromosome 3, whole genome shotgun sequence genomic window:
- a CDS encoding hypothetical protein (CAZy:GH76), translating into MRFIALASLASIAIATKTPPSSLDTTNPDSIRDVAGTLAFDAMKYYSGNTSSVPKDLGDLQDPYYWWVAGALWGVMLDYYHLTGDYSYNDVVIQALLGPTNLGTGNDYMPAEHADEEGNDDLFFWGSAVLSAAERNFPQPNKSLPSWLDISINVFNELAGRWNTTACGGGLLWQIYPSNPNGMTYKNSVSNGGFFQLVARLARITGDNKYLDWALKIWDWSWEVGFIDHRNYHVYDGASVEDNCQKTTYHSFTYTSGIYLYGAAVLANYTEKPEWVDRSKRLLEGTDWFFSPFPNATNVMYEAACETVNTCNDDMSTFKGYLSRFMYLSIQMQPALKEHVHAHLLPSAKAAVQTCTGGKSGRECGMRWYNSGFDGNPGLGQQMCALEAVQGLLLSDAPAPLKGDDVKVIRSTDWAAMEKDESKIKSTSTSSSETSSATAAQPTKSEDAASIPRADLVLASVSIGSVLVFLGWA; encoded by the exons ATGAGGTTCATCGCCTTAGCCAGTTTGGCTTCTATAGCCATCGCTACCAAAACGCCTCCCAGTTCACTTGACACTACAAATCCAG ATTCAATCCGAGATGTAGCAGGTACCCTCGCCTTCGATGCCATGAAGTACTACAGCGGCAACACATCATCGGTGCCCAAGGATCTCGGTGACCTTCAAGATCCATACTACTGGTGGGTAGCTGGTGCCCTATGGGGTGTCATGCTCGACTACTACCACCTTACCGGAGATTACAGTTACAATGATGTGGTCATCCAGGCTCTTCTGGGGCCTACAAATCTCGGCACTGGTAACGACTACATGCCTGCAGAGCATGCCGATGAGGAGGGTAACGatgatctcttcttctggggcTCAGCTGTCCTCTCCGCTGCTGAGCGAAACTTCCCTCAGCCCAACAAGAGCCTCCCATCGTGGCTCGATATCAGCATCAACGTATTCAATGAGCTTGCGGGTCGATGGAATACAACAGCTTGTGGTGGTGGCCTCCTGTGGCAGATCTACCCAAGTAACCCGAATGGCATGACATACAAAAACTCGGTCAGCAATGGCGGTTTCTTCCAACTTGTCGCACGTTTAGCTCGTATCACTGGCGATAACAAATATCTCGACTGGGCTCTTAAAATCTGGGACTGGTCTTGGGAAGTAGGCTTCATCGATCACCGCAATTATCACGTCTATGACGGAGCCAGTGTAGAAGACAACTGCCAGAAGACAACATACCATTCTTTTACTTACACCAGCGGTATATATCTTTACGGTGCGGCAGTTCTCGCCAACTACACGGAGAAGCCAGAATGGGTCGACCGCTCAAAGCGTCTCTTAGAAGGCACCGATTGGTTCTTTTCACCATTTCCCAACGCGACCAATGTCATGTACGAAGCTGCTTGCGAGACTGTCAACACATGCAACGACGACATGTCCACCTTCAAGGGTTATCTATCACGATTCATGTACCTGTCTATTCAGATGCAGCCCGCTCTGAAGGAGCATGTCCATGCTCATCTTCTCCCATcggccaaggctgctgtcCAAACATGCACAGGAGGGAAGTCTGGCCGTGAGTGTGGTATGCGATGGTATAACTCCGGTTTTGATGGAAATCCCGGTCTTGGGCAGCAAATGTGTGCTCTTGAAGCTGTTCAGGGCCTGTTACTAAGTGATGCTCCTGCGCCGCTCAAGGGCGATGATGTCAAGGTTATCCGCAGCACAGACTGGGCTGCCATGGAAAAGGATGAGTCCAAAATCAAGAGTACATCAACGTCCTCCTCTGAgacatcatcagcaactgcAGCCCAGCCTACCAAGAGTGAGGATGCTGCTAGTATCCCCCGAGCGGATCTCGTTCTGGCTTCAGTCAGCATTGGAAGTGTTCTGGTGTTCTTGGGATGGGCCTAA